In a single window of the Heliangelus exortis chromosome 1, bHelExo1.hap1, whole genome shotgun sequence genome:
- the ZCRB1 gene encoding zinc finger CCHC-type and RNA-binding motif-containing protein 1, producing the protein MSGGLAPSKSTVYVSNLPFALTNNDLYRIFSKYGKVVKVTIMKDKDTRKSKGVAFILFLDKESAQNCSRALNNKQLFGRVIKASIAIDNGRAAEFIRRRNYFDKSKCYECGEAGHLSYACPKNMLGEREPPKKKEKKKRKKIVEPEEIEEEEESEEEGEDPALDSLSQAIAFQQAKIEEEQQRWTQTSGESSISDDSKRPRIKKSAYFSDEEELSD; encoded by the exons ATGAGTGGTGGGTTGGCACCAAGCAAAAGCACAGTGTATGTGTCCAATTTACCCTTTGCTTTGACAAACAACGATCTGTACAGG atattttcaaaGTATGGAAAAGTTGTCAA AGTTACTATTATGAAAGACAAAGATACCAGGAAGAGCAAAGGAGTtgcctttattttgtttttggaTAAAGAGTCTGCACAGAACTGTTCTCGGGCACTTAATAACAAACAG TTGTTTGGAAGAGTAATAAAAGCAAGTATTGCCATTGATaatggaagagcagcagaattCATTCGCAGACGTAACTACTTTGATAAGTCTAAGTGTTATGAGTGTGGG gAAGCAGGACACTTAAGTTATGCGTGTCCTAAAAATATGCTGGGAGAGCGGgagccaccaaaaaaaaaagaaaagaagaagagaaagaaaatagttgAGCCAGAAGAAat tgaggaggaagaagaaagtgaagaggaaggagaagaccCTGCTCTGGATAGCCTCAGCCAAGCTATAGCTTTTCAG cAAGCCAAAATTGAAGAAGAGCAACAAAGGTGGACACAGACTTCAGGGGAATCTTCAATTTCAGATGATTCAAAACGTCCACGAATTAAGAAAAGTGCTTATTTCAGTGATGAGGAAGAACTTAGTGATTGA